DNA sequence from the Labrus bergylta chromosome 13, fLabBer1.1, whole genome shotgun sequence genome:
GCAAATCTACTTTTGCTTTCGTTTTGAGctataaaaaagaagaaaaacgtaaacaaaaataaaaaaatcctattTTACCTGTCTTTGGGTCATGAACTTATTGATGAAGTTTCTTTTGTAAATCACAAACTTTGAAATAATAAGAATCTGATGACAAATGTGGTTCAGATATTTTGAATATAATACACTGGTTTCCTGTCACTTACAGGTTGTCTTTCAGTAACCTTGGGAATTTTGGAAATGTTGGCTCTCTTCAGTGTGGAGTTTTGAAAGATTAAAGACACAACTCAATCACTCACTGACAGTCACATGACAAAGGGAAGCTCctatctctccttctctctctttgtacaTTCCCATCATGTGACTGCAGCTCGCTCTCATAGGTTCTTCTAGATTTGTTGGTGCAGTCATGATAATATTTTCAAACTCATCTTGACCTCAGcttaaacaaaaaatgtaagatCATATTTCTTTAGCAGCTCTTTTTGGAAAAGACAAATCTGGACCTATTATAGCTTGTATATGAACACAAGAGGAGCAACTATGTTACTATGTggttacaatgttttttttaaattattgagCCCAAGATTAATTTCCCttaggggacaataaagtgtatcatatAGTATCGTATCGTATTGTTATCTTTTGGAGGTTTGTCacttaaaatgtgaaatttttttaatgttgcacTTGATCagtgaaaaggaaaatgaatgTACTTTGTATATCGTGGTATAGATCATTATTAAAGTACAGGAACATAAGATTAAAGCATTTTTCTAATGTAAAAAGTCAAATCAGATCGATATTTTGGCAGGCCGATATAAGCCTCTCACAAGTATTGGcaaatatttttcaaattaGTACTGATGTGAAGCATTTTTTCCCCCcgtaatatacagtatatcaaacTGGAAACACTGCATCTGATGATTTGTCTGATGCCATGTTtgactttatcatttcactacCGTCagctctgtctgcagcacattcaGCAGAGTATCACATGCTGACAGTGTTTAATCATGTCAAACTTAAATCAAGTTGTAACTTTAAGAACTCAGCCTTCTTTGTATCTTGATCTTCATAGTCCAAttagaaaacaactttttttaaaccagcaacaattttattttatttcatcagaCATCATATCAGTAACTGGTATTGTTATCGGCCTCAAACATTCCATATCTGCCAGGAGTTATATCTTAACTCATCTcagtttttcaaatgaaaataaaaatgtatgttttgtctcttttaagttttatttgtgGACTAAAAGCGGTCCATATATGGTTTAGCATTACATTTAGGggttaagattaagattttgtTGAATAAAAGAAAGTAAAGAATTAGGTTTTGGGTAACACATAAAGCAGTCTTGTAACTTATTTGCAGTCATCGTctcttgttttcctctgtaGATGTCTGGTTATAGAGATTAGACACTTAGCGGTCATGGTTTATCTTTAGTAAGTCTTCAGGCAGTGAACATCATGCAGTGTCTTCCTTCCTCGGTGATAAAATGAAGTTTGGGTGTTTCTGCTCTTGTACATCTGACTCTGTCCCAATTTGAGTTTCAAACCTAGAGAGGGATCGTTTTTGACGGACTCACTTCTTCAAAGGGCCGTTTAAGGGTTaaagttctgtgtgtgtatttgtccaTGCATAtagagagtgtgtatgtgtgtgtgtgtgtgtgtgtgtgtgtgtgtgtgtgtgaccgcTAGATGGCTGCATTTCCATCCCAGTTGCAATGGGTGTCCCTCTTTTCCATATTTTCCCATCAATTTCTTGATTTCAAGGCTTTTCTTACTCCATCCAACTGTGTGGTTCCTGGTTTTGAGAGTTCCTGTGGGAAGTCTGGAAAAATCTGAACATCATTTATTTCATGACTAATAAACATCGGCTAGAAGTTATGTGATAGAAGGATCGAAGTTATGTGACCAGTTATTTCTTGCGGTACTTCCTTTAGGACACAAACTATTGGTGCTGCAAGAACAAAAGATTTGCAGCTGTGCCCCAGAGACTCAGAAGATATCAGCAGCAGCAACTTGAAATGTTTGAGGGTTaaagttctgtgtgtgtgtgtgtgtgtgtatttgtccaTGCATatagagtgtatgtgtgtgtgtgtgtgtgtgtgtgtgtgtgtgtgtgtgactgctaGATGGCTGCATTTCCATCCCAGTTGCAATGGGTGTCACTCTTTTCCATATTTTCCCATCAATTTCTTGATTTCAAGGCTTTTCTTACTCCATCCAACTGTGTGGTTCTGGTTTTGAGAGTTCCTGTGGGAAGTCTGGAAAAATCTCAACATCATttatttcatgaattaaataaacatcGGATAGAAGGCTACAATTATATGTGTGCCAAACTCAGAAGggaaaaacaaatgacacattATCGAATGTGcttgcttctctctctctctctctctctctctctcacactcatgCCTACGCAAACACTCActtaaaagaaaagatgagagagacagagagtgagagaaagaactgcacatgcactcacacaggGGGACACAGTCATGTTATAGTTAAATGTTAATTTAACAGTCAAACCCCCCTCTCAAGCACGTGGTTGAGCCAAAGGCTTCATAAACAAGCCCGCTGCCACCGAGTCGCTCATTCAGTGTTTCCACTGATCCCACATCAGTGCAGCGGCTCAGAGAACATGGCACTGGCTGACACAGAGCTCGGAGGGTCCAACTGCGGAGACTCGGGCTCTCCATTCTCAGAGATCATCGAGCTGAATGTTGGCGGACAGGTTTATGTCACCAGGCACAAAACTCTCATCGCGGTCCAGGACTCTCTGCTGTGGAACATGTTTAGTAAGAAGTCCCCAAAGGAGTTGGCGAGAGACAGCAAAGGGCGCTTCTTCTTGGACAGAGACGGCTTCTTGTTCCGCTACATCCTAGATTACCTCCGGGACCTGAACCTGGTGCTGCCGGACTATTTCCCCGAGAAAAGTCGTCTGCAGAGGGAGGCTGACTTTTTCCAGCTGCGGGACCTCGCCAAACGGCTAAGCCCACGCATGATTAAGGACAATTCAATGAGCGAGGAAATCAGCCAGAGCGACACGGAGGACGGCGCGCAGCAGTGCGGCTCCTCCGGCGCCATGGAGACTTTACGCACCATGACGGTCAGCTCCAGCGGGACCATGCGCTCCCCGTCTTTGGACTCCAGAAAGTCGGGTTACATCACGATAGGATACCGCGGCTCGTACACCATCGGCAGGGACATCCAAACCGACGCCAAGTTCAGGAGAGTGGCGCGCATCACGGTGTGCGGGAAGACGGCTCTGGCCAAAGAAGTGTTTGGAGACACGCTGAATGAGAGCAGAGACCCGGACAGGCCTCCAGAGAGATACACATCCCGGTATTATCTCAAGTATAATTTTCTAGAGCAGGCGTTTGACAAGCTGACAGAGGCGGGATTTCACATGGTGGCCTGCAGCTCCACAGGCACCTGCGCGTACACCAGCAATGATCCAAACGAGGACAAAATATGGACAAGCTACACTGAATACGTCTTCTGCCGGGAATAACTGTTAACATGTCGTGTTGATATACATTTCATAATATAGAGGGGGCAGGTGTTGCATTTGCTGTGTTGAATGGTAACGTTTCTCAGAGCGAGTGGCTTCAATATGTTGCTCCATTATTCTAAGAATAGCTGAATGCCAGTAGGCTATTATACAATCTGTGATTTAACACGCAGTGCCCCTATAGATTCCAAATCAGTCAGACAGTTTTTTCAAGTCATGATCATTCAATTTGATGTTCAAATTGAGAGGTAGGGCTGCAACTGTTATTGTCTCATCAATTATTCAAGTATAGCTatgaaaagtcaaatatttgTGAAAATTTTCACATCAGAATTTCAAAACTCAAAGTTGCTTCATTTGTCCAGCAAATAGTCCCAAACcccaaacatttcatttacattcagattgcaaagaaaatatgatttaagaatcttcaaaaaacagcaaatgtttgacatttttgagtGAAAAATGAAATTATTAATGGATAATCAAAAAGTTGCAGTTAATCCACTCATGTTTAGATGTACTGTGGTACTGTGTATGCCGGTTAATGCACCTCTCCAACGTGTAAccaaaagcccccccccccccaaaaaaaaagaaatcaacttaTTTCAGGTAAATGAATGATGCTAGCAGAGTGTAATGTTACTGGAAGCTCTCAACAGTCAAcaatcagtatttttttttaatcaatattatgtttttatgttagtTATCAGAACATCTCTGCAAAAGTTGCAGCTCCAGTTACCAGTGTAGTTTTGGGTCGACACACACCCATCCAAAGTGAGCACCAACAAAATGCCACCATCTCCATCTCATAGAGATGCATGTCAATGTTTCCGTCATTTCTGACTCAGTGCTGTGTGAAGTGATCGCCATCCAAGAACTGATGAGCAGCGATTAGTATTCAGTGTCATTGTAACTTCTAGGCTTGCTTTGGTCACCAGTTTTGTACTCTCTAATAATAGGCTCTTCTATCAGCAGTTCTATCACTGCCATGACTGTAAGTGTCCGTGCTTGCTTGGTAGAGTTGTTTGTGTTAAATCTGTTCAGATGAAATAAAATCTTATACTTGGGTTATTCTCAGCCCACTTTGCCAATCTACCTATCTTCTTTATAACATCTGCacgacataaaaaaacaaaaacagagacattcaTCGCCCTCCAACCTTTTAAACTTTGCTCAGTGGAGAATCAAAGGAGTCAGCCTCAAAGAGAGATGCCCTACCCAGGAACCGCAGCCCGTCATGGCACTGAGCCTGCAAGCCCAACAAAATCTGTCACACTGTTTTAACCCAGAAGGAGGTACAAACGCAAGAGGCAAAACCCTGACCATGAACTTCCCTTGGCTCTGACTTTGCAAAAACCTTCCGAAAAGACTGCAACATTCAAggctttgcatttatttttatctctAACTTCTCCCCGTCATTAAACCACACCAGGAGAAAAACATTCTCACCCAAATATAGTTTGCATGTAGATACTGCGTGAGGATCCGTTTTGTCACACAAATTCAGCAGCTTGCAAGTCGCATGGATGCAAATAGTGCAGCTGTGCACACATGATGTCATTATCATTTCAAGTGTAAATAATGAAAGGGTCCAGCAGCTGCACACCAATAGGCGGGTCCGGTCTGCCAGGGATGCTGGGTGAATGGATCAGAGTTGATTGGTGCACCTCTGCATGTAAAAGAAACTTCTGTGGAACCAAACCTGGATTATTAGTTTcactcaaacagaaatgaaaaaaaaaagattaacatTCAAGGTCATAGGTTGGTTTAGGCCATCCTCTGCTACTAACCAGGGAC
Encoded proteins:
- the kctd12.1 gene encoding BTB/POZ domain-containing protein KCTD12.1, whose translation is MALADTELGGSNCGDSGSPFSEIIELNVGGQVYVTRHKTLIAVQDSLLWNMFSKKSPKELARDSKGRFFLDRDGFLFRYILDYLRDLNLVLPDYFPEKSRLQREADFFQLRDLAKRLSPRMIKDNSMSEEISQSDTEDGAQQCGSSGAMETLRTMTVSSSGTMRSPSLDSRKSGYITIGYRGSYTIGRDIQTDAKFRRVARITVCGKTALAKEVFGDTLNESRDPDRPPERYTSRYYLKYNFLEQAFDKLTEAGFHMVACSSTGTCAYTSNDPNEDKIWTSYTEYVFCRE